A genomic window from Pseudomonas argentinensis includes:
- a CDS encoding AzlC family ABC transporter permease yields the protein MSRYQEFFQGLRDMLPMLLGAMPFGIIYGSLAGAAGLDAWQTIGMSVLVFAGSAQFIAVSLLTGGATLAVLWLTTLVVNLRHALYSATLQPFVRHLPKRWRMPLAFWLTDEAFAVVQQRYARNDDSPDKHWYFLGAGLAMYGNWITCTLIGLLFGQAVPNLAAWGLDFAMIATFVGIVVPMLRNRPQVAAALVAAVTALIFHDLPYKLGLMAAAFAGIVVGVALERYQRPLQEELC from the coding sequence CAGGGCCTGCGCGACATGCTGCCGATGCTGCTGGGCGCCATGCCGTTCGGCATCATCTACGGCAGCCTGGCCGGCGCCGCCGGGCTCGACGCCTGGCAGACCATCGGCATGTCGGTGCTGGTGTTCGCCGGCTCCGCCCAGTTCATCGCCGTTAGCCTGCTGACCGGTGGCGCCACCCTGGCGGTACTGTGGCTGACCACCCTGGTGGTCAACCTGCGCCATGCGCTGTACAGCGCCACCCTGCAGCCGTTCGTGCGCCATCTGCCCAAGCGCTGGCGCATGCCGCTGGCCTTCTGGCTGACCGACGAGGCCTTTGCCGTGGTGCAGCAGCGTTACGCGCGAAACGACGACTCGCCAGACAAGCACTGGTACTTCCTTGGCGCCGGCCTGGCCATGTACGGCAACTGGATCACTTGCACGCTGATCGGCCTGCTGTTCGGCCAGGCGGTGCCGAACCTTGCTGCCTGGGGCCTGGATTTCGCGATGATCGCTACCTTCGTCGGCATCGTCGTACCCATGTTGCGCAACCGTCCGCAGGTCGCGGCGGCGCTGGTAGCGGCAGTCACGGCGCTGATCTTTCATGACCTGCCGTACAAACTCGGGCTGATGGCCGCTGCCTTTGCCGGCATCGTCGTTGGCGTGGCGCTGGAGCGTTATCAACGGCCGCTGCAGGAGGAGCTCTGCTGA